A single Vanacampus margaritifer isolate UIUO_Vmar chromosome 14, RoL_Vmar_1.0, whole genome shotgun sequence DNA region contains:
- the arrdc1b gene encoding arrestin domain-containing protein 1b isoform X1, with translation MGKLQEFDITFANNKVVYSPGESIGGTVKIRISNSLQYKAIKVNCQGSCGISNKMNDTSCTIEEQYFNSTLSVADKGTLAAGEHNFPFQFLIPAAAPTSFEGPFGKIIYRVKAAIDTPRFAKDYKAQRPFYLLNLLNLNEVPDIDHMSYAVTTKKFNYLLVKSGTLMLKARSDLRGYIPGQVIKLATEIHNKSGKDTGCVLASLIQKVTYKTKRHIFDLRTIAEVEGAGVKAGKHAEWREQIIVPPLPQSALTGCSLIDIDYFIQIALKSPDAVVTLPIYIGNIAVNLSPARTVPSTPDHCSVADAPNAAGVTPSAPPVEDNEELCAGGAASEEIPTKSHSQQDPSGQPVTMSPSAFSHAPSSVLLPGRRQPDASAPLFCLSTGATIPFFTDGDPTPVPTSCSLILPPEYSSWDYPHEPPPTYEESCSSTNFNLNSGQ, from the exons CCATCAAGGTGAACTGTCAGGGCTCATGTGGGATCTccaacaaaatgaatgacacttCATGCACTATTGAGGAGCAGTACTTCAACAGCACTTTATCTGTTGCTGACAAAG gAACTCTGGCAGCAGGCGAACACAATTTCCCTTTCCAGTTTCTTATCCCAG CTGCAGCACCAACTTCTTTTGAAGGACCGTTTGGAAAGATTATATACCGTGTGAAAGCTGCCATCGACACGCCTCGCTTTGCCAAGGACTACAAAGCCCAGAGGCCTTTCTACCTTCTCAACTTGCTCAACCTTAATGAGGTGCCGGACATTGAT CACATGAGCTACGCTGTCACTACTAAGAAATTTAACTACCTTCTGGTGAAGTCTGGGACTCTAATGTTGAAAGCTCGCAGTGACCTCAGGGGCTATATTCCTGGTCAGGTGATCAAGCTAGCCACTGAGATCCACAACAAGTCTGGAAAAGACACGGGATGTGTACTGGCAAGTCTCATACAG AAAGTGACTTACAAGACCAAGCGGCACATTTTTGACCTACGTACCATTGCAGAGGTGGAGGGAGCCGGCGTGAAGGCAGGAAAACACGCGGAGTGGAGAGAACAGATCATTGTCCCACCTCTTCCTCAGTCAGCGCTGACAGGCTGCAGCCTCATCGATATTGACTATTTCATTCAG ATAGCACTAAAATCTCCGGATGCAGTTGTCACCCTGCCCATCTACATTGGGAACATTGCCGTGAACTTGTCTCCTGCAAGGACTGTACCTTCGACTCCAGATcactgcagtgtggcagacgcGCCCAATGCAGCAGGGGTGACACCCAGTGCCCCTCCGGTTGAGGACAATGAAGAGCTGTGTGCAGGCGGTGCCGCCAGCGAAGAGATCCCCACCAAAAGTCATTCTCAGCAAGATCCCTCTGGTCAGCCTGTCACCATGTCCCCGAGCGCTTTTAGCCACGCACCCAGTTCAGTGCTGCTTCCTGGCCGCAGACAGCCCGACGCTTCTGCCCCCTTGTTCTGTCTTTCAACCGGGGCCACCATACCTTTCTTCACTGATGGCGACCCCACACCTGTGCCTACTTCCTGTTCGCTCATCTTGCCACCAGAATACAGCAGTTGGGACTATCCTCATG AGCCTCCACCCACTTATGAAGAAAGCTGCAGTAGCACCAACTTCAATTTAAACAGTGGACAATAG
- the arrdc1b gene encoding arrestin domain-containing protein 1b isoform X2 codes for MNDTSCTIEEQYFNSTLSVADKGTLAAGEHNFPFQFLIPAAAPTSFEGPFGKIIYRVKAAIDTPRFAKDYKAQRPFYLLNLLNLNEVPDIDHMSYAVTTKKFNYLLVKSGTLMLKARSDLRGYIPGQVIKLATEIHNKSGKDTGCVLASLIQKVTYKTKRHIFDLRTIAEVEGAGVKAGKHAEWREQIIVPPLPQSALTGCSLIDIDYFIQIALKSPDAVVTLPIYIGNIAVNLSPARTVPSTPDHCSVADAPNAAGVTPSAPPVEDNEELCAGGAASEEIPTKSHSQQDPSGQPVTMSPSAFSHAPSSVLLPGRRQPDASAPLFCLSTGATIPFFTDGDPTPVPTSCSLILPPEYSSWDYPHEPPPTYEESCSSTNFNLNSGQ; via the exons atgaatgacacttCATGCACTATTGAGGAGCAGTACTTCAACAGCACTTTATCTGTTGCTGACAAAG gAACTCTGGCAGCAGGCGAACACAATTTCCCTTTCCAGTTTCTTATCCCAG CTGCAGCACCAACTTCTTTTGAAGGACCGTTTGGAAAGATTATATACCGTGTGAAAGCTGCCATCGACACGCCTCGCTTTGCCAAGGACTACAAAGCCCAGAGGCCTTTCTACCTTCTCAACTTGCTCAACCTTAATGAGGTGCCGGACATTGAT CACATGAGCTACGCTGTCACTACTAAGAAATTTAACTACCTTCTGGTGAAGTCTGGGACTCTAATGTTGAAAGCTCGCAGTGACCTCAGGGGCTATATTCCTGGTCAGGTGATCAAGCTAGCCACTGAGATCCACAACAAGTCTGGAAAAGACACGGGATGTGTACTGGCAAGTCTCATACAG AAAGTGACTTACAAGACCAAGCGGCACATTTTTGACCTACGTACCATTGCAGAGGTGGAGGGAGCCGGCGTGAAGGCAGGAAAACACGCGGAGTGGAGAGAACAGATCATTGTCCCACCTCTTCCTCAGTCAGCGCTGACAGGCTGCAGCCTCATCGATATTGACTATTTCATTCAG ATAGCACTAAAATCTCCGGATGCAGTTGTCACCCTGCCCATCTACATTGGGAACATTGCCGTGAACTTGTCTCCTGCAAGGACTGTACCTTCGACTCCAGATcactgcagtgtggcagacgcGCCCAATGCAGCAGGGGTGACACCCAGTGCCCCTCCGGTTGAGGACAATGAAGAGCTGTGTGCAGGCGGTGCCGCCAGCGAAGAGATCCCCACCAAAAGTCATTCTCAGCAAGATCCCTCTGGTCAGCCTGTCACCATGTCCCCGAGCGCTTTTAGCCACGCACCCAGTTCAGTGCTGCTTCCTGGCCGCAGACAGCCCGACGCTTCTGCCCCCTTGTTCTGTCTTTCAACCGGGGCCACCATACCTTTCTTCACTGATGGCGACCCCACACCTGTGCCTACTTCCTGTTCGCTCATCTTGCCACCAGAATACAGCAGTTGGGACTATCCTCATG AGCCTCCACCCACTTATGAAGAAAGCTGCAGTAGCACCAACTTCAATTTAAACAGTGGACAATAG
- the slc31a2 gene encoding protein SLC31A2 yields the protein MMPMTFEASSSVTLLFDFWHVNSPGGMFASVIVVMLVTVLYELLKVWRVWLNRSTALARYFTPYSSEPASQSNSNPVLESSTSESSLTPKESTPIFPSNSGGWLLHGIQTLLHLLQVTLGYMLMLCVMSFNTWIFLGVIAGSTLGYFISFPLIDQR from the exons ATGATGCCA atgaCATTCGAGGCGTCAAGTAGTGTGACGCTCCTGTTTGACTTCTGGCATGTAAACAGCCCTGGAG GTATGTTTGCGTCAGTGATAGTGGTCATGCTGGTGACAGTCTTGTATGAGCTGCTCAAAGTGTGGAGGGTGTGGCTTAACAGGAGCACGGCTTTGGCTCGGTATTTCACTCCTTATTCCAGCGAGCCGGCCAGCCAGAGCAACAGCAATCCTGTGCTGGAAAGCAGCACCTCTGAATCCTCATTGACTCCCAAAGAATCAACCCCCATCTTTCCGAGCAACAGCGGCGG CTGGTTGCTCCACGGAATCCAGACATTGCTCCACTTGCTACAGGTGACGTTGGGCTACATGCTGATGTTGTGTGTCATGTCCTTCAACACTTGGATCTTCCTCGGCGTCATCGCAGGTTCCACACTGGGTTATTTCATCTCATTCCCTCTGATAGATCAGCGTTGA